In a genomic window of Cydia fagiglandana chromosome 8, ilCydFagi1.1, whole genome shotgun sequence:
- the LOC134666571 gene encoding pyridine nucleotide-disulfide oxidoreductase domain-containing protein 1, translating to MAAKQIDLNTTYLVIGGGIAGVTCVETLAILHPEETLVLITASSLVKNVSNVSFFAKTVVKFDVNETEASSLQRIHPNLNIVYDSLQSVDTKNKSVTTSKGVVIKYDVLCICTGGIPKLISDSSKSKRVIGIRDTESVQEFQEKLKTGRKMIIVGNGGIASEIVHATRGIQKVWVIRDDYISSTFIDPGAAEFFQNTFRSKPAKADPPKHIISRRHVFSEEDTVVALNKDLKSAALGPDWFRKLEGIRNEAGEQELEIIYKTEIESVNEIQDKGYPLQVKLTNGRTLFCDFVISATGVEPAVNFSWDQEPEKGSDGGLAVNEFQETSVRDIFAAGDVAHAAWRHAPHWFQLRLWTQARQMAAMAAKSMHARTTNQEVLQDFCFELFTHCTSLFGYRVVLLGKYNGQGLGTDYELLLRTTPCLEYVKFVLQNGRLQGAILIGETDLEEMCENLILDQIDLTPFGDDILNPDIDIDDYFD from the coding sequence ATGGCTGCTAAACAAATAGATTTAAATACCACTTACTTGGTAATAGGAGGTGGTATTGCTGGCGTAACATGTGTAGAGACTTTAGCTATACTGCATCCCGAGGAAACCTTGGTGTTGATAACAGCATCTTCACTGGTCAAAAATGTGAGCAACGTCAGTTTTTTCGCGAAGACTGTGGTTAAGTTTGATGTGAACGAAACTGAAGCAAGTTCGCTGCAAAGAATACACCCGAACTTGAACATAGTTTATGATTCATTACAAAGTGTAGACACGAAAAATAAATCAGTGACAACATCAAAAGGAGTGGTTATTAAATATgatgtattatgtatatgtacagGAGGCATACCGAAGCTCATCTCAGACTCAAGTAAATCTAAAAGAGTGATCGGAATCAGAGACACTGAGTCTGTTCAAGAGTTCCAAGAGAAACTGAAAACGGGTCGAAAAATGATTATTGTTGGTAATGGAGGCATTGCATCAGAAATTGTCCATGCAACTAGAGGAATTCAAAAAGTTTGGGTGATAAGAGATGACTACATATCTTCCACATTCATAGATCCTGGTGCTGCTGAATTTTTCCAAAACACTTTCCGGAGCAAACCCGCTAAAGCTGATCCACCTAAACATATTATATCAAGGAGGCATGTGTTCTCTGAGGAAGACACTGTTGTTGCTTTGAATAAAGACTTGAAATCGGCTGCTCTTGGACCAGATTGGTTTAGGAAACTTGAGGGTATAAGAAATGAAGCTGGGGAGCAAGAATtagaaataatttataaaactgaaattgaatcAGTTAATGAAATTCAGGATAAAGGATACCCGTTACAAGTTAAGCTGACTAATGgcagaacattattttgtgaCTTTGTTATTTCAGCAACAGGAGTGGAGCCTGCTGTTAACTTTTCATGGGACCAGGAGCCTGAGAAGGGGTCTGACGGTGGATTAGCTGTAAATGAGTTCCAAGAAACATCGGTTAGAGATATATTTGCAGCTGGAGATGTAGCTCATGCTGCATGGAGACATGCCCCACACTGGTTTCAGCTCAGACTCTGGACCCAAGCAAGACAGATGGCAGCAATGGCTGCTAAGTCAATGCATGCCCGCACTACAAACCAAGAAGTATTACAAGATTTTTGTTTTGAATTGTTCACACATTGTACATCTCTTTTTGGGTACAGAGTGGTATTACTTGGAAAATATAATGGACAAGGATTGGGGACTGACTATGAACTCCTGTTAAGAACTACTCCTTGCCTTGAATATGTAAAATTTGTGCTTCAAAATGGTAGACTTCAAGGAGCAATTTTAATAGGGGAAACAGATTTAGAAGAAATGTGTGAAAATCTTATACTTGACCAAATAGATTTGACTCCATTTGGAGATGATATTTTAAATCCTGATATAGATATTGATGActattttgattaa